From one Melioribacteraceae bacterium genomic stretch:
- a CDS encoding response regulator, which translates to MSSKIAIIEDDPFTQHLYSHLMRRAGYEAYIMEDANLLLKKLDEENIALIIMDINLRNTYLNEEKINGIQLSKYIKTHDKYNHVPVILVSAFSMANEKNNVLEESLAHHFITKPITDFNAFITTLKETMLN; encoded by the coding sequence ATGAGTTCAAAGATTGCAATAATAGAAGACGATCCGTTTACACAGCATTTATATTCACATCTTATGAGAAGAGCGGGGTATGAAGCTTACATTATGGAAGATGCGAATCTTTTATTAAAGAAACTTGATGAAGAAAATATTGCACTTATAATAATGGATATAAATTTGCGAAATACATATCTTAATGAAGAGAAAATAAACGGCATTCAATTGTCAAAATACATTAAAACGCACGACAAATATAACCACGTTCCTGTTATTCTTGTTTCTGCTTTTTCAATGGCTAACGAAAAAAATAATGTTTTGGAAGAAAGTTTAGCACATCATTTTATTACCAAACCAATTACTGATTTTAATGCTTTTATCACTACTTTAAAAGAGACAATGTTAAATTGA
- a CDS encoding flagellar motor protein MotB, whose product MRGIDNPEPPIIVKKIKKGGGHHGGAWKVAYADFVTAMMALFIVLWVLSAGEDVQQAVAGYFKDPVGFSSGGGKLIDPNTKLNLMDNNILNEKDFKEMQKQKFEEMKQEIIDKLSESEGLAFLLDQVKFELTDEGLRIELLDSSNDVFFQLGSAQLNLAAKEVLNRVGSEISKIPNKVAIEGHTDIRPFNSGGIEYTNYELSADRANSARRELIKGGLRENQLDEIRGYAANRLRDKDDPYNIINRRISIIIKYSDQL is encoded by the coding sequence ATGCGCGGAATAGATAACCCGGAACCACCAATAATAGTAAAGAAGATTAAGAAAGGAGGCGGTCATCACGGCGGCGCTTGGAAAGTTGCCTATGCTGATTTTGTTACCGCTATGATGGCTTTATTTATTGTGCTCTGGGTACTTAGTGCAGGCGAAGATGTTCAACAAGCTGTTGCCGGATACTTTAAAGATCCTGTTGGGTTTAGCTCCGGCGGCGGAAAGTTAATTGATCCGAATACAAAATTGAATTTGATGGACAACAATATTCTGAATGAAAAAGATTTCAAGGAAATGCAGAAACAAAAATTTGAAGAAATGAAACAAGAAATTATAGATAAGCTTTCGGAAAGTGAGGGACTTGCATTTCTATTAGATCAAGTAAAATTTGAATTGACCGACGAAGGTCTTAGAATAGAGTTGTTGGATTCATCAAACGATGTATTTTTCCAGCTTGGTAGTGCTCAGTTAAATCTTGCGGCAAAAGAAGTTCTTAACAGAGTTGGAAGCGAGATAAGTAAAATCCCGAATAAAGTAGCAATTGAAGGACATACCGACATCAGACCCTTTAACTCCGGCGGTATAGAATATACCAATTATGAATTAAGTGCAGATAGAGCAAATTCAGCAAGACGAGAATTAATAAAAGGTGGACTTCGAGAAAATCAGTTGGATGAAATTAGAGGTTACGCCGCTAATCGTCTGCGAGATAAAGATGATCCGTATAACATAATTAACAGAAGAATTAGCATTATTATTAAATATTCAGATCAATTATGA
- the motA gene encoding flagellar motor stator protein MotA: MLIIIGIFVVTVSVIVGFVIAGGNLLLLLQWAEFLVIGGAAIGSLLISSPVSLIKKIIKAIPEAIKGSHLTKQDFMELLKSFNDLFLIAQRDGLLSIESHIENPDESEILSRSKKFIQQDFMKNFFCDTMKVMLSGGVPPHELDALMDIEIETFEIESQPVSHSVAKVGDALPGLGIVAAVLGIIVTMSSIDQGAAAVGAHVAAALVGTFLGVLLSYGFVNPLATSIEHMIEHKTRYLQTIKSCIVAYAKGNPPIVAVEIARRTIFSEDRPSFSELENYIRGKTE; this comes from the coding sequence ATGCTTATAATTATCGGAATATTTGTTGTTACTGTATCTGTTATTGTCGGGTTTGTTATTGCCGGCGGTAATTTACTTTTACTGCTCCAATGGGCGGAATTTTTAGTAATTGGTGGTGCCGCTATTGGTAGTCTTCTAATTTCATCGCCGGTTTCATTAATTAAAAAAATTATAAAAGCCATTCCGGAAGCAATTAAGGGTAGTCATCTTACCAAACAAGATTTTATGGAATTATTAAAATCTTTTAACGATTTATTCCTAATCGCACAGCGAGATGGTTTACTTTCAATAGAAAGTCATATAGAAAATCCTGATGAAAGTGAAATACTATCAAGAAGTAAAAAATTCATCCAGCAAGATTTTATGAAGAATTTCTTCTGTGATACAATGAAAGTTATGCTTTCCGGTGGAGTTCCGCCTCACGAGTTAGATGCACTGATGGATATAGAAATAGAAACTTTCGAAATTGAGAGTCAACCTGTTAGTCACTCAGTAGCTAAAGTCGGGGATGCATTACCGGGTCTGGGTATAGTTGCGGCGGTTCTCGGTATTATTGTCACAATGAGTTCAATCGATCAAGGCGCTGCAGCAGTTGGTGCACACGTTGCCGCAGCGTTAGTTGGTACTTTTCTTGGAGTGTTGCTTTCCTATGGATTTGTAAATCCACTCGCTACCAGCATTGAACATATGATAGAACACAAAACCAGATATTTGCAAACTATAAAGTCATGTATTGTTGCATATGCAAAAGGTAATCCGCCGATTGTAGCTGTTGAAATTGCAAGAAGAACAATTTTCTCGGAAGATAGACCATCATTTTCGGAGCTGGAAAATTACATAAGAGGAAAAACTGAATAA
- a CDS encoding response regulator: protein MNEPAEKLKILVVDDSDLILHALKNFFREYNLEVITCHDGLEGIQQAMETRPTLIILDLMMPNLDGVKMLNVIKLMKELKDIPVIVISGNTNKRNVIAAIEAGAEKVLSKPLKKELLKKSISEVLGPEFLKNAKKPEQKIDLNKEDQEFINELRQYFLNGFNSKVELMESVFRKEDMDNLRFVFHELKGTGSTIGSPELTQIGLEVEQKVDEKIKDWNYYKQRWDEVLEIVKEIKKEQVSLED, encoded by the coding sequence ATGAATGAGCCTGCTGAAAAACTAAAAATTTTAGTAGTGGATGATTCCGATTTAATTCTGCACGCACTAAAAAATTTCTTTCGTGAATATAATCTCGAAGTAATTACTTGTCATGATGGGCTTGAAGGTATTCAGCAAGCAATGGAAACCAGACCGACTCTCATCATACTGGATTTAATGATGCCGAATTTAGACGGTGTTAAGATGTTAAATGTCATCAAACTGATGAAAGAACTCAAGGATATTCCGGTTATTGTAATAAGTGGCAATACAAATAAACGAAATGTTATAGCCGCGATTGAAGCCGGAGCCGAAAAAGTTTTATCAAAACCACTTAAGAAAGAATTGCTAAAGAAAAGCATCTCGGAAGTATTGGGTCCGGAGTTTCTCAAGAATGCAAAGAAACCAGAGCAAAAAATCGATTTGAACAAAGAAGATCAAGAATTCATAAATGAACTACGTCAATATTTTTTGAATGGATTTAATTCAAAAGTTGAATTGATGGAATCTGTTTTTAGAAAAGAAGATATGGATAATCTCCGCTTTGTTTTCCACGAATTAAAAGGAACCGGTTCAACAATTGGCTCACCCGAACTTACTCAAATAGGATTGGAAGTTGAGCAAAAAGTTGATGAAAAGATTAAGGATTGGAATTACTATAAACAAAGATGGGATGAAGTACTGGAAATAGTTAAAGAAATTAAAAAAGAACAAGTCTCTTTGGAAGATTAA
- a CDS encoding carbon storage regulator, giving the protein MLVLNRKPGEEIRIGSDILIKIISSADGNVKIGIDAPQDVAILRGELYQNVKESVIKASEESYKPLTEAKSLTINKLRDTDNE; this is encoded by the coding sequence ATGCTTGTACTTAATAGAAAACCAGGCGAAGAAATTCGAATAGGAAGTGATATTCTTATTAAAATAATTTCTTCAGCTGACGGAAATGTGAAAATCGGAATTGATGCACCACAAGATGTTGCAATACTTCGCGGTGAATTATATCAAAATGTTAAAGAAAGTGTGATCAAAGCTTCAGAAGAAAGTTACAAACCATTAACCGAAGCTAAATCACTTACAATTAATAAGTTAAGAGATACAGATAATGAATGA
- the fliW gene encoding flagellar assembly protein FliW — translation MKITNKQFGEFEFSKENILHFKNGLFGFEEYKSFLLIKSENDLFFWLNSVDQPELIFPLVGLRIIDDSYPQNDETEAFGIVTLNSDPNNTTVNLKAPVYINQDKKEGFQTIIDHDKYMVNYKLFVED, via the coding sequence ATGAAAATAACTAACAAACAATTCGGAGAATTTGAATTCTCTAAAGAAAATATACTTCATTTCAAGAATGGTTTATTCGGTTTTGAAGAGTATAAAAGTTTTCTCCTAATCAAAAGTGAAAACGATTTATTCTTTTGGCTTAATTCGGTCGATCAACCCGAATTAATTTTCCCGCTTGTGGGTTTAAGAATTATTGATGATTCTTATCCACAAAATGACGAAACCGAAGCATTTGGGATTGTTACTTTAAATAGCGATCCAAATAATACAACGGTAAATCTTAAAGCACCCGTTTACATAAATCAAGATAAGAAAGAAGGTTTTCAAACCATCATTGATCATGATAAGTATATGGTTAATTATAAATTATTTGTTGAAGATTGA
- a CDS encoding OmpA family protein produces the protein MSSLETDLYQEDNDKDRYLITYADLITLLLGLFIILYAISNIDIKKYEEMMSAIGSVFGGANVINSQPAATSAIAVEPIDKLKDELNSLITEMNYTKSISVEQNERGLTLHILDDILFPSGSAELNSGSVVVLNQLASIIKKLPNDIRVEGHTDNIPIKSSLYPSNWHLSVARALNTAYFLIDKENINPDKVSIVGYSEYQPIATNLTDEGRAKNRRVDLVIIK, from the coding sequence ATTTCAAGTTTAGAGACTGATCTCTACCAAGAAGATAACGATAAAGATCGTTACTTAATTACTTATGCTGATCTTATTACTCTTTTGTTAGGACTATTTATTATTCTTTACGCAATTTCAAATATTGATATAAAAAAATACGAAGAGATGATGAGTGCGATTGGAAGTGTTTTTGGTGGTGCAAATGTAATCAACAGTCAACCGGCTGCAACTAGTGCAATTGCCGTTGAGCCGATTGACAAACTTAAAGATGAACTAAATTCTTTAATAACCGAAATGAATTACACAAAATCTATTTCGGTAGAGCAAAACGAAAGAGGTTTAACGCTTCATATATTGGATGATATTTTATTTCCTTCCGGAAGTGCAGAGTTAAATTCCGGATCTGTTGTTGTTCTTAATCAACTTGCATCGATAATTAAAAAACTGCCGAATGATATTAGGGTTGAAGGTCATACTGATAATATACCTATAAAAAGCAGCTTATATCCTTCAAACTGGCATTTATCAGTAGCTCGTGCACTAAACACTGCGTACTTTTTAATCGATAAAGAGAATATAAATCCTGATAAAGTTTCGATTGTCGGATATTCCGAATATCAACCGATTGCGACCAACTTAACTGATGAAGGCAGAGCAAAAAATAGAAGAGTAGATTTAGTAATAATAAAATAA
- a CDS encoding MotA/TolQ/ExbB proton channel family protein: MKMVGGLFGLFLGIVSIFGAFLLEGGSLKALFLIAPLLIVFGGTFAATIIGFGFEKFRSIFKLIQIAYFPKRYDFKSLINSYFEISVMARKEGLLSVEKELDNLMYTFPKKMVRYGIDGTDADMLEDIARLEMKLVQERHLANAAIFNKMGGYAPTMGILGTVMALIMTLANAGSDPDLLIKNIATAFIATLWGVLSANLIWLPIGDRLKECHLEEKHMMEISLEGTVALLSGEIPSVLKARLVGMLPQREQRDLLEFQV; encoded by the coding sequence ATGAAAATGGTAGGCGGATTATTCGGTTTATTTCTTGGTATAGTTTCCATCTTCGGGGCTTTTCTGCTTGAAGGCGGATCACTTAAAGCTCTGTTTTTAATTGCTCCTTTACTTATTGTTTTCGGCGGAACATTTGCAGCAACAATCATAGGCTTCGGTTTCGAAAAATTTAGATCAATTTTTAAACTGATTCAAATCGCATACTTCCCGAAGAGATACGATTTCAAATCATTGATTAATTCATATTTCGAAATTTCCGTGATGGCGAGAAAAGAAGGATTGCTCTCGGTAGAAAAAGAACTTGATAACCTTATGTACACCTTTCCTAAAAAAATGGTTAGGTATGGAATTGACGGTACCGATGCTGACATGCTGGAAGACATTGCTAGATTAGAAATGAAATTGGTTCAAGAAAGACACTTAGCAAACGCTGCAATCTTCAACAAGATGGGAGGATACGCTCCCACAATGGGAATTTTAGGAACAGTTATGGCATTAATAATGACTTTAGCAAATGCCGGTTCCGATCCCGACCTATTAATAAAAAATATAGCAACTGCATTTATTGCAACTTTATGGGGTGTATTAAGTGCAAATTTAATATGGCTTCCGATTGGAGATAGATTAAAAGAATGTCATTTAGAAGAAAAACATATGATGGAAATTTCGTTGGAGGGGACAGTAGCACTCTTGAGCGGAGAGATTCCTTCGGTGCTAAAAGCACGACTCGTAGGAATGCTGCCTCAAAGAGAGCAAAGAGATCTTCTAGAATTTCAAGTTTAG
- a CDS encoding flagellin yields MRVSDLLMSNTYLSGIAKNKSKIDTLSKQIANQSSILKPSDSPIGTAKIMRFESKIASTDLYLKNINSSYGFVNETIRGLESMESEISGILVKLTEANNAINQDHLENYAAQLDQSLDALLTSANLSYDGKYLFGGTSHSSQPFAITADRSEVVLNSPDVSGNSNVKIGNSTNLKINITGEELFGTISSDPERDIFNTIIKIRDDLKNGVMPTEADVTAVDSFHKKLLNKMSDAGYIYNTLENTQSLLESQRIELESMLSTEKDIDMAKAIVDMQNYDYLLQVSYKMSAMILPKSLLDFI; encoded by the coding sequence ATGAGAGTATCCGATTTATTAATGAGCAATACTTACTTAAGCGGAATAGCAAAAAATAAAAGTAAGATTGATACTTTGAGTAAACAGATTGCAAATCAATCATCCATACTCAAGCCATCGGATTCTCCGATTGGTACCGCAAAAATTATGCGCTTCGAAAGTAAGATAGCTTCAACCGATCTTTATCTTAAAAACATTAACAGTAGTTATGGTTTTGTAAATGAAACAATTCGTGGACTTGAATCCATGGAATCTGAAATCTCCGGAATTCTTGTAAAATTAACCGAAGCAAATAATGCCATTAATCAAGATCATTTAGAAAATTATGCAGCACAACTTGATCAATCGCTGGATGCTTTGTTAACATCTGCTAATCTTAGCTATGATGGGAAATATTTATTTGGCGGTACTTCCCATTCCTCACAACCGTTTGCAATAACAGCTGATAGATCAGAGGTTGTGTTAAACAGTCCTGATGTAAGCGGAAATTCAAATGTAAAAATTGGGAATAGCACAAATCTAAAAATTAACATAACCGGTGAAGAGCTTTTCGGAACAATTAGTTCGGATCCTGAACGTGATATATTCAATACAATTATAAAAATTCGAGATGATCTGAAAAATGGAGTAATGCCAACCGAAGCAGATGTGACGGCGGTAGATTCATTCCACAAAAAATTGTTAAACAAAATGTCTGATGCCGGATATATCTACAATACTCTTGAAAATACTCAGTCACTACTAGAATCACAGAGAATCGAATTAGAAAGTATGCTTTCTACTGAAAAAGATATCGATATGGCTAAAGCCATAGTTGATATGCAGAATTATGATTACCTGCTTCAAGTTTCTTATAAAATGTCGGCTATGATACTTCCAAAATCATTATTGGACTTTATCTAA
- the flgK gene encoding flagellar hook-associated protein FlgK, translating to MSLSRIFDIAQRSLGSYQRAIDVTAHNIANASNPNYSRQRVNFGTEIPEINAGMIWGTGVRLESVERVRNQLTESQILNNRPKFSSNEKTSYLLGQVENVFSEPSELGLSNLINEFLNSWGELSSTPNSIPLRNSVVYSAQKLASKVVNIKESFDIIRTDISNEFKSNVTLINGYLKQIQSLNARIFEAKSSGVNPNDFLDERDKLINELSNFANINVSYDDKNMATISIGGVFAADGNDSIEFEAFEDDGELLLRTAGSNNIVALKSGEMFALKDVYSNKMANYETQLDNVVDAIRDQVNSIHSTGYSIDNPPQTGINFFLVTDSGKLVVNSEILDDPYKIAVSSDGTNGNGDLAISISNIANKKVINNLTISEAYSSIISGIGNNKQSADNMAATDKLVLEQLELQKASYSGVSIDEEMANVIKFQRSYDASAKLIRVADEMLETILNMV from the coding sequence ATGTCACTAAGCAGAATTTTCGACATAGCACAAAGAAGTTTAGGCTCATACCAACGAGCGATTGATGTAACAGCACATAACATTGCTAACGCATCTAATCCAAATTATTCAAGACAGCGTGTAAACTTCGGGACTGAAATCCCGGAAATTAATGCAGGAATGATTTGGGGAACAGGTGTAAGATTAGAAAGTGTTGAACGAGTTCGGAATCAACTGACCGAATCACAAATATTAAATAATAGACCGAAATTCAGTTCAAACGAAAAAACATCTTACTTATTAGGTCAAGTAGAGAATGTATTTTCAGAACCTTCTGAATTAGGCTTATCAAATTTGATAAATGAGTTCCTTAATTCATGGGGTGAATTATCATCAACTCCTAATAGTATTCCGCTTAGAAATAGTGTTGTTTATTCCGCACAAAAATTAGCTTCAAAGGTTGTTAACATAAAAGAAAGCTTCGATATCATTAGAACAGATATAAGCAACGAATTTAAAAGTAACGTAACTCTCATCAACGGATATTTAAAACAAATTCAAAGTTTGAACGCAAGAATTTTTGAAGCAAAAAGCAGTGGTGTTAATCCAAATGATTTTCTAGATGAAAGAGATAAACTTATAAACGAACTAAGCAACTTTGCTAACATAAATGTTAGTTATGATGATAAAAACATGGCAACAATTTCAATCGGTGGTGTATTTGCCGCGGACGGAAATGATTCAATTGAGTTTGAGGCATTTGAAGACGATGGAGAACTTTTACTGCGTACGGCCGGCAGTAATAATATTGTAGCATTAAAATCCGGAGAAATGTTTGCGTTGAAAGATGTTTATTCAAATAAAATGGCAAACTATGAAACGCAGCTTGATAATGTTGTTGATGCAATAAGAGATCAAGTTAATTCAATTCATTCAACAGGTTATTCAATCGACAATCCCCCGCAAACCGGAATCAACTTTTTCTTGGTTACAGATTCAGGTAAGCTTGTTGTTAACTCTGAGATTCTCGATGATCCATATAAAATTGCAGTCTCAAGTGACGGTACAAATGGGAATGGTGATCTGGCTATAAGTATTTCCAACATAGCAAATAAAAAAGTTATAAATAATCTAACTATTTCAGAAGCTTACTCAAGTATCATAAGCGGGATTGGTAACAACAAACAATCTGCAGATAATATGGCTGCTACGGATAAACTGGTCTTGGAACAACTTGAACTCCAAAAGGCATCTTATTCCGGAGTATCAATTGATGAAGAAATGGCAAACGTCATAAAATTTCAGCGTTCATACGATGCATCTGCAAAATTAATTAGGGTTGCAGACGAAATGTTAGAAACAATACTAAACATGGTATAA
- the flgN gene encoding flagellar export chaperone FlgN — protein METKKLPEILISIDETIRHLLDLSKVKQTVLINRNHDELNELIEREQKYLTNISHLSKQQKLFTEQLKLNFEVPTDINSIIDILEIVGDRLDSNFRNTVLTTLYSIQENSLELHKINEQNKMLIETSRAFIKSIIQAVRGSVDTSIINRRM, from the coding sequence ATGGAAACTAAAAAATTACCCGAAATTCTAATTTCAATTGACGAGACAATCAGACATCTGCTTGATCTTTCGAAAGTAAAACAAACTGTATTGATAAATAGAAATCATGACGAGTTAAATGAATTAATCGAACGAGAACAAAAATATTTAACAAATATTTCCCATTTATCAAAACAACAAAAACTTTTTACTGAACAACTAAAACTAAATTTTGAAGTACCGACCGACATTAATAGTATCATAGATATTTTAGAAATTGTTGGTGATCGACTTGATTCGAATTTTCGTAATACGGTGTTGACAACATTGTACAGCATACAAGAAAATAGTTTGGAGCTTCATAAAATAAACGAGCAAAATAAAATGCTCATAGAAACCTCAAGAGCATTTATTAAAAGTATAATCCAAGCAGTTCGCGGTTCGGTTGATACTTCAATAATTAACAGAAGAATGTAA
- a CDS encoding transglycosylase SLT domain-containing protein, with amino-acid sequence MEELKLKITNSLKHIADTQSVNKTERYSEPEKRKIAGASKDFESMLTSMMLKSMTSSVEGFFGEDSYGGDYFDSIFTMELASKISEGNSLGIAQQIYQKVTGEKWDDSIMNPQQKVNFDDLRMQINQKNKLDAEQVNLGGSKVDKISPSNHSLKRLEKYEPVISKFADKFEVDKNLIRSIILAESAAKPDAVSTAKAKGLMQLMDGTAKEMGVKNSFDPVENIHGGTKYFTHLLRKYSGNIPLSLAAYNAGPGNVEKYNGIPPFDETKNYVNRVLGYYNYFNG; translated from the coding sequence ATGGAAGAATTAAAATTAAAAATAACGAATAGTCTAAAGCACATTGCGGATACTCAATCTGTAAATAAGACTGAGCGCTATTCAGAACCCGAAAAAAGAAAAATTGCCGGTGCTTCGAAAGACTTCGAAAGTATGCTCACTTCAATGATGTTGAAAAGTATGACTTCATCTGTTGAGGGATTTTTCGGTGAAGATAGTTATGGCGGTGATTACTTCGATTCAATTTTTACAATGGAGCTTGCTTCAAAAATTTCTGAAGGCAACAGCTTAGGCATTGCACAGCAAATTTATCAAAAAGTAACCGGTGAAAAATGGGACGATTCGATAATGAATCCCCAACAAAAAGTGAATTTTGATGATCTTCGCATGCAAATTAACCAAAAGAATAAACTTGATGCAGAACAGGTTAATCTTGGAGGTTCAAAAGTTGATAAAATATCTCCTTCTAATCACTCTTTAAAAAGACTAGAAAAGTATGAACCTGTCATCTCAAAATTTGCCGATAAATTTGAAGTGGATAAAAACTTAATTAGATCAATAATTCTAGCGGAATCAGCAGCTAAACCGGATGCCGTATCCACAGCAAAAGCTAAAGGTTTGATGCAATTAATGGATGGAACGGCAAAAGAAATGGGAGTTAAAAATTCGTTCGATCCTGTAGAAAATATTCACGGTGGGACTAAATATTTCACCCATTTACTTCGAAAATATAGTGGGAATATTCCTTTATCATTAGCTGCCTATAATGCCGGACCGGGAAATGTTGAAAAATATAACGGTATTCCCCCATTTGATGAAACTAAAAATTACGTAAACAGAGTACTAGGATACTACAATTATTTTAATGGTTAA
- a CDS encoding flagellar basal body P-ring protein FlgI → MKSLLKYIALSIIAIQILPAQRIKDIAYVNGDNSTQVIGYAVVVGLGGTGDSHRTSFTIQSISSMLKRFGITVPQDQIKTRNVAAVMVTATISNFLKPGSKFDVNVSSLGDARSLQGGTLLMTPLSDIEGTVYAMAQGPISVGGYELNSPTGNKVGRNHVLAGRVPLGGILQVPLPGSGFNTSALKVYLRSPDITTASNVSTAINQYFSQSIAMAIDPSEIEVQVPADRQQEVISFLSELESIEVATDYTAKVVLNERTGTVVAGSSVKIQPVTISHGGLNIAIRSYPMVSQPGAFSRGEAIFFNNMVPYAQQDSTTAIALNAATNVQEVAAALNTLKVSPKDIIAIFQALKESGALTAELVIM, encoded by the coding sequence ATGAAAAGTTTACTTAAATATATAGCGCTCTCAATTATTGCAATACAAATTCTTCCCGCACAAAGAATAAAAGATATTGCATATGTAAACGGTGATAACTCAACACAAGTTATCGGTTATGCAGTTGTTGTCGGTTTAGGCGGTACCGGTGATAGCCATAGAACGTCTTTCACAATTCAGTCAATTAGCAGTATGCTAAAAAGATTTGGGATCACCGTCCCACAAGATCAAATAAAAACACGTAATGTTGCCGCGGTTATGGTAACAGCAACAATTTCTAATTTTCTAAAACCGGGTTCAAAGTTTGATGTTAATGTATCATCACTAGGCGATGCAAGAAGTCTTCAAGGCGGAACTTTACTAATGACTCCTCTATCTGACATTGAAGGGACTGTGTATGCAATGGCACAAGGACCAATATCTGTCGGTGGTTATGAATTAAATTCTCCAACTGGGAATAAAGTCGGAAGAAACCATGTGTTAGCCGGACGTGTTCCTCTCGGTGGAATTTTACAAGTTCCTCTGCCGGGCAGTGGATTTAATACTAGCGCTCTTAAAGTTTATTTAAGATCTCCGGATATAACAACTGCAAGTAATGTATCTACAGCAATTAATCAATACTTTTCACAAAGTATTGCGATGGCAATCGATCCATCTGAAATTGAGGTTCAAGTTCCGGCTGATCGCCAGCAAGAAGTAATATCATTTTTATCTGAACTAGAGTCAATCGAAGTTGCAACCGACTATACTGCAAAAGTTGTTCTTAATGAACGAACAGGTACAGTTGTCGCCGGTAGCAGTGTAAAAATTCAGCCTGTAACTATTTCGCATGGCGGATTAAATATTGCTATTAGATCATACCCAATGGTATCACAACCCGGAGCATTTTCAAGAGGTGAAGCAATTTTCTTTAACAATATGGTACCATATGCTCAACAAGACTCAACTACTGCAATTGCACTCAATGCTGCAACAAATGTTCAAGAAGTTGCCGCTGCACTTAATACATTAAAAGTTTCTCCGAAAGATATAATTGCAATATTCCAAGCATTAAAAGAATCCGGAGCTTTAACGGCAGAACTAGTAATCATGTAA
- a CDS encoding flagellar basal body L-ring protein FlgH, with product MKKITLLLFAITILISAQDMRQNSFRSLFSDQKANRLGDAITILVMEASEASNNAQTSAGRNSEIGFGASGSMDGNSVVPNVDLNIGSNNEFNGSGATKSAGMVKTRITATIDSVLQNGNLFIRGSRLISINGEEQKIFLTGVVRVADIASDNTVKSYNISDAKIILEGNGMIDRMQSPGWLTKLFHWLF from the coding sequence ATGAAAAAAATAACTTTGCTACTATTTGCGATTACTATATTAATATCAGCTCAAGATATGAGACAAAATAGTTTTAGATCTCTCTTCTCGGATCAAAAAGCCAATCGTCTTGGTGATGCTATTACAATTCTAGTTATGGAAGCATCAGAAGCATCAAACAATGCCCAAACTTCAGCAGGAAGAAATAGTGAAATCGGTTTTGGCGCAAGCGGCTCAATGGATGGAAATTCTGTTGTTCCAAATGTTGATCTTAATATTGGAAGCAATAATGAATTCAACGGTTCGGGTGCAACAAAATCTGCGGGTATGGTCAAAACAAGAATCACTGCAACTATAGATTCAGTTCTGCAAAACGGAAATTTATTTATAAGAGGCAGCAGATTAATTTCTATCAACGGAGAAGAACAGAAAATTTTTCTCACAGGTGTTGTTCGTGTTGCTGATATTGCTTCCGACAACACTGTTAAATCATACAACATTTCCGATGCTAAAATCATTCTTGAAGGAAACGGAATGATAGATAGAATGCAAAGTCCCGGTTGGTTAACAAAATTATTTCATTGGTTATTCTAG